From the Synechococcus sp. HK01-R genome, one window contains:
- a CDS encoding MgtC/SapB family protein: protein MFLSDLLTTTELDLDVLWRMGLSVVCGVAVGFNRSHSGQHHPHRMRVHVLVGLSACLLVLAAGAGVDSRSRAIQGVATGVGFLGAGEILQEPSSRKRGEPAQVRGLTSAASIWFTAALGVTVATSRPSVAAIALILALVVLTFAGRNGRDQNNTR from the coding sequence GTGTTTCTGTCCGATTTGCTAACGACCACAGAGCTGGATCTCGATGTGCTCTGGCGAATGGGTCTGTCGGTGGTTTGCGGAGTTGCCGTTGGTTTCAACCGTTCCCATTCTGGGCAGCACCACCCCCATCGAATGCGTGTGCATGTGCTGGTGGGGTTAAGTGCCTGTCTACTGGTGTTGGCCGCCGGTGCTGGAGTTGACAGCCGCAGTCGAGCCATTCAGGGGGTCGCCACCGGAGTCGGCTTCCTCGGGGCTGGTGAAATTCTCCAAGAGCCAAGCTCGCGCAAACGCGGAGAACCTGCCCAGGTGCGCGGTCTAACCAGCGCCGCTTCGATCTGGTTTACTGCCGCCCTTGGAGTGACCGTGGCCACCTCGCGTCCATCGGTAGCTGCAATCGCGTTGATTCTCGCGTTGGTCGTGCTCACCTTTGCAGGCCGCAACGGACGTGATCAGAACAACACGCGATAG
- a CDS encoding cation:proton antiporter, with protein sequence MNALLAAAAPSGASIAHLTHHPLGIFALLVAIAMLVPPIFRKTGLPDLVGLLIAGMLVGPNALNWLQPNGETITLFSDIGAIYLLFIVGLEIDLDEFNRVKSRSLTLGVLHFLFGMATGISIGLLFNFPMVPSILIGTLIATHTPLGYPIIRSYGAQRDESVIVSIGSTILTDIASLLVLAIAMGLGKGSFSATNLASLIASVSLFAVIVVFSIRTIGGKIFKQSINDENRIFLAVLLTLFIASLGAELAGVEKIAGAFLAGLAINSVLPEGKAKQQVIFVGGALFIPIFFIHLGLLIDFNSLRSSFSSIELTALMVVGVIACKGLVSVIAGRGFGYNGNQMVMMWSLAMPQVAATLAAAFVGYEAGLLNASVLNGVLAMMVVTASLGPALTARSVTQLVEPEDSIKTSSTNTSDERNRSNPEAADFALPVVSRPLKIVVPVANPATEYGLLSMASRLLNGGSSAPGQLLPMALVCPSLEEARGSLNRAVAAARDRLNEAASIGEDLKVPTRCLLRLDEDIAGGMSRSALEQGADLLLIGTGQPDKLRNWLFGDLVDGVCRTAHCPVVVVNLAGQGVDDLQRILVPIKDLSASAREQFELAQRLLASAEGSSGVITLLHIVDPRFSRHDRQWIERELRRWQPPGESGERIRIDLVPGPGIDQTIQRSSRHHDLVILRSQRRRVAGLPIPASDRTSSLIRQLKCPTLVISEPLL encoded by the coding sequence AGCGCCATCGGGCGCATCCATCGCCCATCTGACGCATCACCCCCTCGGCATTTTTGCCCTGCTGGTGGCGATCGCCATGCTTGTGCCACCGATCTTCCGGAAAACAGGCCTGCCTGATCTGGTCGGCCTCCTGATTGCCGGGATGCTTGTTGGCCCCAATGCCCTGAATTGGCTGCAGCCCAATGGCGAAACGATCACCCTCTTTTCCGACATTGGCGCCATCTACCTCCTCTTCATTGTCGGGTTAGAGATTGATCTTGACGAGTTTAATCGAGTCAAAAGTCGCTCATTAACGCTGGGAGTTCTCCACTTCCTATTTGGCATGGCCACAGGTATTTCCATTGGCCTTTTATTCAACTTTCCGATGGTTCCCTCCATTTTAATAGGAACCTTAATCGCCACTCATACCCCCCTAGGCTACCCAATCATTCGCAGCTATGGCGCACAGCGCGATGAGTCAGTCATTGTCAGCATTGGAAGCACAATCCTCACTGACATCGCATCTCTATTGGTCCTGGCAATCGCGATGGGACTTGGCAAGGGTTCATTCTCAGCCACAAACCTCGCCTCACTGATTGCCAGCGTCAGCCTCTTCGCGGTCATCGTCGTCTTCAGCATCCGAACGATTGGAGGCAAAATTTTCAAACAGAGCATCAACGACGAAAACAGAATATTTCTCGCCGTCCTGCTCACCCTTTTCATTGCTTCCCTTGGCGCCGAACTCGCTGGAGTCGAAAAGATTGCAGGTGCATTCCTTGCCGGCCTTGCCATCAACTCTGTCCTTCCAGAAGGAAAAGCAAAACAACAAGTCATTTTTGTTGGCGGGGCTTTATTCATCCCGATCTTCTTCATTCACCTTGGATTACTCATTGATTTCAACAGCCTGCGAAGCAGTTTTAGCAGCATTGAATTAACAGCTCTCATGGTGGTTGGAGTGATTGCCTGCAAGGGCCTCGTCAGCGTCATTGCCGGTCGAGGCTTTGGCTACAACGGCAACCAGATGGTCATGATGTGGTCCTTAGCCATGCCACAGGTCGCCGCCACTCTTGCCGCGGCTTTCGTTGGCTATGAGGCAGGCCTTCTGAATGCGTCAGTTCTCAATGGCGTTCTCGCCATGATGGTCGTCACGGCATCTCTTGGGCCGGCATTGACAGCCCGCTCGGTCACCCAGCTGGTTGAACCCGAAGACAGCATCAAAACATCATCAACCAACACGTCAGACGAGCGGAACCGATCGAATCCAGAAGCGGCCGATTTCGCGCTGCCAGTGGTCAGCCGCCCCTTGAAAATCGTGGTTCCCGTGGCGAATCCCGCCACCGAATATGGGCTCCTGAGCATGGCGTCCCGTCTTCTGAATGGGGGCTCAAGCGCTCCGGGCCAGCTTCTGCCGATGGCTCTGGTTTGCCCGAGCCTGGAGGAGGCACGCGGAAGTCTCAATCGGGCTGTTGCTGCCGCCAGAGATCGCCTGAACGAGGCCGCCTCGATCGGAGAAGACCTGAAGGTGCCCACTCGCTGCCTGCTGAGGCTTGACGAAGACATCGCCGGTGGCATGAGCAGAAGTGCCTTGGAACAGGGAGCGGATCTCCTTCTGATCGGCACAGGCCAACCCGACAAGCTCCGCAACTGGTTATTCGGAGATCTGGTTGATGGCGTCTGCCGCACAGCTCACTGCCCTGTGGTGGTGGTGAATCTGGCCGGGCAGGGCGTCGATGATCTTCAACGGATCCTGGTGCCGATCAAAGACCTCTCCGCCAGCGCACGGGAGCAGTTCGAACTCGCTCAACGCCTGCTGGCGAGCGCCGAAGGGAGCTCTGGAGTGATCACACTCCTGCACATCGTTGACCCTCGCTTTAGCCGCCACGATCGCCAATGGATTGAGCGCGAGCTCCGTCGCTGGCAGCCTCCAGGTGAGTCGGGAGAGCGGATTCGCATTGATCTTGTTCCTGGCCCAGGAATTGACCAGACCATCCAGCGTTCAAGTCGGCACCACGACCTCGTGATCCTGCGCTCCCAGCGTCGTCGCGTCGCCGGACTGCCGATCCCCGCGAGCGACCGAACCAGCAGCCTGATCCGCCAACTCAAGTGCCCCACGCTGGTCATCAGCGAGCCGCTGCTCTGA
- a CDS encoding LCP family protein, producing the protein MAIGLGGGLLISVPLSRSLNPHDIETGGSILPISNPFSAWTGFGDREVVVLGMDAGGGNTDAIFTIRVENGETKITQIPRDSYIDSRSFGPMKVNALYARGGPEAVQLELSRLMGRPIQHHILVNLEGIRTMGDLVGGVMVDVPKRLYYQDRSQGLFIDLQPGPQLLKGRDLEGFLRWRHDGEGDFGRLKRQQMVLRSLFASLKRPENLVRLPALITAAGRNLKTDLGPMELGGLITAMGTTNLETERLKATPFDRDGISYLNTEWPSKKKGGAEASEASSWRYRVLF; encoded by the coding sequence ATGGCGATTGGGCTTGGGGGAGGTCTCTTGATTTCGGTTCCGCTGAGCCGATCACTCAACCCTCATGACATCGAGACAGGGGGCTCGATCCTCCCCATTAGCAATCCCTTCTCCGCTTGGACAGGATTCGGAGATCGGGAAGTTGTGGTGCTCGGCATGGATGCCGGTGGCGGCAACACCGATGCGATCTTCACCATTCGAGTCGAGAATGGCGAAACCAAGATCACCCAGATTCCCCGCGATAGCTACATCGACTCGAGAAGCTTCGGGCCGATGAAAGTGAACGCCCTCTATGCACGAGGAGGGCCGGAAGCTGTGCAGCTGGAACTCAGCAGGCTGATGGGCCGCCCGATCCAACATCACATCCTTGTGAACCTGGAAGGCATCCGCACCATGGGCGACCTTGTAGGGGGCGTGATGGTGGATGTGCCCAAACGTCTCTACTACCAAGACCGCTCTCAAGGTCTGTTCATTGATCTCCAACCAGGGCCTCAGCTGCTCAAGGGCAGGGATCTCGAGGGCTTCCTGCGCTGGCGCCATGACGGGGAAGGTGATTTTGGTCGACTGAAGCGGCAGCAGATGGTGCTCAGAAGTCTGTTTGCCTCTCTGAAGCGACCTGAGAATCTGGTGCGTTTGCCCGCACTGATCACCGCGGCCGGTCGCAATCTGAAGACCGATCTCGGTCCCATGGAACTTGGTGGCCTGATCACTGCCATGGGCACCACCAACCTCGAAACCGAACGGTTGAAAGCCACCCCCTTCGATCGCGATGGCATCAGCTATCTCAACACCGAATGGCCCAGCAAAAAGAAGGGGGGAGCAGAAGCCAGCGAAGCCAGCAGCTGGCGCTATCGCGTGTTGTTCTGA